Proteins encoded together in one Oncorhynchus mykiss isolate Arlee chromosome 7, USDA_OmykA_1.1, whole genome shotgun sequence window:
- the LOC110528727 gene encoding sodium/potassium-transporting ATPase subunit beta-233: protein MSSNKDDGGWKKFVWDSDKGEFCGRTGGSWFKILGFYLIFYAFLAGVFIGTIQALLLTLSNYKPTWQDRVAPPGLSHTPRSDKSEIAFNLNDVETYLTYTKAMREFLVMYDDDKQRDQMKYEDCGEQPEDYKNRGDLESDVGIRKACRFQRSWLGPCSGMEDRDFGFKEGKPCLIVKLNRIVNFRPRPPSSNESIPEGAQTKVQPNVMPIFCTNKREEDAGKMGEVKYYGIGEGFPLQYYPYYGKLLHPQYLQPLVALQFVNLTMNTELRIECRAYGENIGYSEKDKFQGKFDVKFTVTNL from the exons ATGTCTTCGAATAAAGACGATGGtggatggaagaagtttgtatgGGATTCGGACAAGGGGGAATTTTGTGGACGCACAGGGGGGAGTTGGT TTAAGATTCTAGGGTTCTACTTAATCTTCTATGCTTTTCTGGCTGGAGTATTCATCGGCACCATCCAGGCCTTGCTTCTCACCCTCAGTAACTACAAACCCACCTGGCAAGACAGAGTTGCTCCCCCAG GCCTGTCACACACCCCACGCTCCGACAAATCCGagatcgccttcaacttgaatGATGTGGAGACCTACTTGACTTACACCAAGGCCATGCGAGAGTTCCTGGTTATGTACGACGACGACAAACAGCGGGACCAGATGAAATACGAGGATTGTGGAG AGCAACCGGAAGACTATAAGAACCGTGGTGACCTGGAGAGTGATGTGGGGATCAGGAAGGCCTGTCGCTTCCAGAGGAGCTGGCTTGGGCCTTGCTCCGGCATGGAAGACAGAGACTTTGGCTTCAAGGAAGGAAAACCCTGCCTGATCGTCAAGCTCAACAGGATCGTCAACTTCAGGCCACGG CCCCCCAGCTCCAATGAAAGCATCCCTGAGGGAGCCCAGACCAAGGTCCAGCCCAACGTCATGCCCATCTTCTGCACCAACAAG agagaggaggacgcCGGTAAGATGGGTGAGGTGAAGTACTACGGCATTGGGGAAGGTTTCCCCCTCCAGTATTACCCTTACTACGGCAAGCTGCTTCACCCCCAGTACCTGCAGCCCCTAGTGGCCCTCCAGTTCGTCAACCTCACCATGAACACCGAGCTGCGCATCGAGTGCAGAGCCTACGGAGAGAACATTGGCTACAGCGAGAAGGACAAGTTCCAAGGAAAATTTGACGTTAAATTCACTGTCACCAACTTATGA